DNA sequence from the Gemmatimonadales bacterium genome:
TGCGCGGCCATCCTCGCCGGCTGCGGAAAACCCCAGGTCCAACCCCCTCGAGACACAACGGCCGTGGCTCCGGCAACAGCCGAGTCTCGAGCCGAGATTTCGCTCGCCGCAATTGCCGGGAAGTGGAGACTGCGGACGATGGATGAGGCCGGAGGCAACGTCGTTGAGTCCGAGCTCACCGCCACGGCGGACTCCTCGGGGTGGACGTTGACCCGGCCGAACCGACAGACCCTTCCGGTGCGCGTCGTGGCCGTCAGCGGCGACAGCATCATCACGGAAGCTGGCCCGTACGAAAGTGCCCTGCGTAAGGGTGTTCAAGTCCGGGCGCGCACGGTCCTCCGACTCCAAGAAGGCAAGTTGGTGGGCACCACCGAGGCACGATACACGATGAGCGGCGGCGACTCGGTGGCGCGCCGTCCGACGGAAGGCACGCGCGCGCCCTAAGGGCGCAGGACCACCCTCTCCGGTATTGATATCGCATGGCTACCACTACTATCGGATCCGAAGCGGCGAGACCGAACCCGGCCTTGAAGCCCCTGAGCTTCCTTATCGGCGAATGGCGCACTGAAGGCTCGCATCCGATGCTGCCGGGCAAAACTCTCCATGGTCGTACTAGCTTCGCCTGGTCCGACGGGGGGGCCTTCCTCATCATGCGCTCCGAGATCGACGAACCAGACGTCCCAAGCGGTATCGCGATCTTCGGAACAGACGACGATGCCAAGGAATGCTCCATGTTGTATTTCGACGAGCGAGGGGTTTCCCGCCGCTACATCGTTGCGCTGCGCAGCGACCAGTGGCAGTGGTCGCGTGACGCTTCCGGCTTCTCTCAACGATTTACTGCCCGACTTGTCGACGGGGGCAAGCGTATGGTGGGCAAAGGGGAGATGAATCGTGGTGAACGGTGGGAGCCCGATCTCCAGCTCACGTACACACGGCTCGCGTAACGAACGGACGTCCCGGTCAGGATGCGGCCTCATCCGCAAAATGCAGCCGACAAGCGCGAAGCGGTCGAGCTCCGCTAACGGCCACTCTCCGCTGGCGCGCTCTGGAACGTAGGTTTTCTCAGAGTCGCCTGCCGCGGGTGCCCAAACCAACGGATGGACTACGCATTTTGGGCGACTACGTGTTCGGCAGTGAGGCGGATCCTGCCGGGCCGTTCATGGCGACCCAAATCGTGCGAGAAGGCGTGTGCGCAGACCTGTAACGACAGCCGTGTTGGGAATCACATGCTTTCTCCTCGGAGCAGCCGTCGCGCGGTACTACGACGTTCGCCGACTTCCGAAGTCACCATCGGCGGCCATTTCGCACACAGGTGACACGACCGCGCGCCCGGGTAGGCGGACCAGCATCGATTTCGCGTCGGAACCCCTTTGGGCCTACGGCTTCGACCGTCCGCCGTTGCCGGGCGAGAAAGCGCAGCCGCAGCCGAGCCCAACCCACGCCCTTCGCGCCAACGAGGATTCGGCGGAGCAGACGCGACCGCGACACCTGCCGGGAAGCAACGCCACGTACTCGCTCGTCGACGTTCGGGACCTCCAAAACGTCATCGACTGGTTCCCGGACGACCACCCGCCTATGACCGACGTGATCGCGCACGGCCCGGCGCGAATGGGTGCCGCGCGACGCGGCTGCGGATCCTGTCATTTGCCCAACGGCAAGGGCCGCCCGGAAAACGCAAGCGTCGCCGGACTTCCAGTCGCGTACTTCCTGCGTCAACTGCGGGATTTCCGCGACCGGAAGCGGCACAGCGCCGATCCAAGAAAGCCAAATACGAATACCATGATCGCGCTGGCGACGAACCTGACGAGCGACGAAGCCCAGCAGGCCGCGAACTACTTCGCGTCGATGAGCTGGGCGCCATGGATCCGCGTTGTCGAGACGGATCTCGTCCCGAGGACCCGCATCGAAGGCAACCTGTTTCTTCCCATTGAACGGGAGAAGACGCAGCCGATCGCCGGTCGGATCATCGAGGTGCCGGAGGACATCGAGCAAGCAGAGTTGAACCGGAACCCGCGTTCGGGATTCCTCGCCTACGCCCCGGTCGGAAGTCTCAAAAAGGGGGAGGACCTCGTGTTGCGTGGCGGTGTGAACCCGGCCGGCGATACATCCAGCCACCGCAAGACAACTCCTTGCATCATCTGCCACAGCGAGAAGCTGACAGGCGTGGCGGACATTCCTCCCCTCGCCGGACGCTCGCCGAGCTACCTGATGCGGCAGATGTGGGACATGCGGCAGGGCACGCGCAACGGTGACGCCGCACAATTGATGCAACCAGTTCTTGTCAACTTGTCGCCGAGTGACATGGTTGCGATCGCCGCGTATCTCGCATCACGCCCGCCGGACGGAGTGAGCTCCGGCCCGGGAGCGCCGCGCTGAGTGACCGTCTGAGTTGACCGCCGCACTGTTCGGTGCGACTCTTTTCTGATGAAGGCGCCACAGGCCGAGAGCTCGCGCTTCCGAGTGTTCCAGAGCGTCGTTCGGCACCTCTTGTTGGCGAGGTCGAGCACCGCTCTACTTGGGGCCACCGCGCTCGAGGCGGCCGCCCCATTTCAAGCTCGAAGGTCGTGCGAGCGGGTCGCCTGGCCATTCGATTCGAGCAAACCGCTGCTACCGGTCGAGTGCGGCCGGCTCGAGGTACCCGAGAATTACGATCAGCCAGCTCGAGGCATCGAGCTGGCATTCATGATCGTCCACCCCCGTCAAAGTGCCGGTCCGAAGGATCCCATCATCTTCCTGAGCGGGGGTCCCGGGGCGCCAAGCCTGGTCTATGCCGAAATGCTAGTCGCCAATCCGCAGATCCATGACATCGTGGTCGACCGCGACTGGGTCAGGCGCACCGCACGAGCATCGCTGAACTCCTAACTAGGGATGGCTGAATGGCAAATGCCACCGCTCTGGCTTGTCCAACGTGTCAGGTAGCGCTATCGCGGATTCCTCGAGCGCGGAGCAAGTGTAGAGCTTGCAACAACTGGATGTACCCGGCCTTCAAATCGGTCTTTCGCTCCACCTTGCTTACGGAACCCCAACACACCGTCACCAAGGCCCTTGACTCCTTGAAGGAGAAATCGCCGGCCAACGCTAAGGTGGTCTCCCAGTTCCTCCCACAACTGCGCGCAGCCCAGAATGACAAGGACGGTCTAGCGCAGGTGACTCGTGATCTCTTCATCGCCTTGGCGCCCAGGGATGACGTTGCCGCAGCAGAGATCCATTGGCATCAATGTGCGTGGTTCATGGCCCGCCTCGATCAGGAGTTCGAGTGGGCCCTTCGACGCTCCGCCGAGGCATTGCTCGATCGCCGCATGCTAGAAGCGATCCTGTCGGGATCCCACGCGGGCAGGACTGCAACCGAAGAGGACGTCGTCTTGACGGTCTCCTACCAGGGGGATGCCTGTGGCGCCTGTCGAAGCACCGGCGGCTATGAGAGTGGTTCATCCGAATTGGGGACGTTCCGGTTCACTCTCGCAGAGGCACGGGCGCGGAGCATTCTTCCGCACACCGGCTGCCAAAGAACAGTGAACGGAGTACCTGGCTTCTGCCGATGCCGCTACAAGGCGGTATAGGGTGCTTCGCACGCGCCTGGTAAACGACTCGACAGCGCGAGGCGCCTACGTGTCGCTGCTCCGCTCTCCGGCTGGAGTGATCAATCCGAGTCACACCCACCCGCACCCGCATGGGTGGTCGGCAGCTGAAGCCTCGCCGTGCCGAGCCTGGTCGATGGACCCGAGCCGTAGCGGCCGCACGAGGCGAGCTTACTCCTCCGACCGCTCCAGCCGATCGAGTGCGGCCAGCATTCCTTCGGTGTCCTCGCGGCACGCGGCGCAGTTGGCGATATGGGTGAGGAAGGGGGTGAAGCGGTCCGCGACGTCTTCACCCCGGCGCACCGCCTCGCAGTATTGATCCAGCTGCTCGAACGCCCCATCGCAACCGGGGTCGCGGCCCGGGGTGCCGAGCAGACGGTCGAGGGGCGCGCCCGTCATGACACCGCCCCTTCGTACCCGGCGGCGATCAGTGCCCGCCGGAGGTTGCTCCGCGCATCGTGCAGCATCTTGTAGATGGCTCCCCGCGTGCGATGCAGCCGCTCGGCCAGCACGTCGATCGGGATCTCGTCGATCGCCGCCGCTTGGAAGATCTCCCGCTGTGCTGGAGTCAGCGACCCGCTGATTGCCCGCTGCAGTGCGGCGCCGAGCTCCGCGTCGAGGAGAGTACCCAGTGGCGCCGGGCCTCGATCGGGGATCGTCGCCCACGCGGCCTCGCCGATCTCGACCCGGCGGCCTCGCCATGCCGATCGCCGAAGCTTGGTCGAGATCTCGAAGATGACGAATTTGCAGGCCCACGTAGTGAAACGTGCCGTGCCGCGAAACTCGGGCAGCTTGCGCAGGATCGCCATGAGCGCGTCATCCGCGGCCTGCAGGCACAGATCGTCCACTTCCCCACCGCTCAGGCTCGGCAAGCTCGCGCGGCGGCGGGCCGACTCGGCCCGCGCCACGCGAAGCAGGATGTCGTGCAGTCGAGCCGTGGCGCCGTCCCGGGCCGGCCCATCGGACGACAGGTCGGCGATCCAGGCGGCAGACTCAAGATCCAGCCCCGGCAGCATGATCCGGAATTTCTAGCTCCCGAAGCCCAGGCGCCAGGTGCTATCCAGGACGCCGCAACGGGGCGGACCCGAACGTCTTTTCCCCAGGGCGCGGCGTTACCGCTGGCCGAGCACCGCGCTCTCGTAGAAGGTGCCCATGTGTGACACGATGTAGTCCAGATGGTCCTCGACGGCAAAGTGACCCGCGTCGAGGCGGTGCATCTCGGCCTCCGGCAGATCCTGGAGGTAGGCCTCCCCGCCTTCGGGCGTGAAGAAGATGTCCTTCTGCCCCCAGAAGATGATCGTCTTGGGCTGCCGCTCGCGGAGGAACCTCTGCCACCGGGGATACAGTGGCACGTTGGTCCGATAGTCGTAGAAAAGATCGAGATTGATCCGGACCGCGTGCGGCCGGCGCATGAAGCCGTCGTCCGAGGCCCAGTTGTCGGGGCTGATCAGCTCGGGCCGGCGGGCGCCGTGGAGATAGATCCCCTTGATCGCGTCGTGCTCGAGAAACGCGGCAAGGGGTCGCTCGGTCTCGGGAGACCGATTCTTCCACAGCGCTCCCCGGAAGCCGTCCCACGCACCGGTGAACCCGACTTCGTAGCCGTTGCTGTTCTGGATGACCAGCCATTCGAGGGCCTCGGGCCGGCGGCCCACGATCCGGAATCCCACCGGACCGCCGTAGTCCTGCACGAACAGACCGTAGCGGTCGAAGCCCTTGATCGCGAGGAACCGTTCGACCACATCTGCCAATCGATCGAAGGTATAGGGCCAGGTGGCGGGATCGGGCCGGTCGCTATACCCGAAACCGGGATAGTCCGGCGCGATCACATGGAACCGGTCCGCCAGCGCCGGGAGGAGGTTGCGGTACTGGTGGGACGACGCCGGGAACCCGTGCAGCAGGACGAGCTTGGGGTGGGTGAGATCGCCTGCTTCGCGATAGGCGATGTTCAGGCCGTCCACGGCGACAGTACCGTACGTCACCTCCACCGCCGCCTGCAGGGTGGCGGACCCTTCCGACTGCTCATGCGGGCCACTCAACTGCGACATCTGCTACCTCCTGGCTAAGCCCACGAAGGGAGCGGCGGCCCTCGCGGGGAGATGAAGGCCTTTGGCGCCGCTCCCGGGATGTCTTTCTCCCTATTAGTGGCGCGGCGACCGCGGATCTTACCTCGTGGCCTAGATCGCAGTCCGCCCCGATCCGTCGCGTTAGGCGGCGCCCGAGAGCGTCATGCGTACGTTCGTGCGGACCAGGAGCCGGTCGGCGAGGGTAAAGGGCCCCAGTTGCTAGCTACCCCATCGGTGGTACTCTTACGTAATGCGACCTCTTCGGTATTCCATCAACGTCACTTTAGACGGGTGCTGCGATCATCGTGCAGGGATCGCGGATGAAGAGTTGCATCAGCACGCGGTCGAGAACCTCGACCGGGCCGATGCCCTCCTCTTTGGCCGGGTGACCTACGAAATGATGGAGGCAGCGTTTCGCCCGCCGGCGCGGACGGGCGCGAGGCCTGATTGGATGGAACCCTTCGCCCGGACAATCGACGCGGCCAAGAAGTACGTCGTGTCGAGCACCCTGGACCGGGTCGATTGGAACGCGGAGCTCCTACGCGGGGATCTGGGGAAGGCGGTTCAGCAGCTCAAGCGGGAATCGGGTAAGGGACTGTTAGTAGGAGGCGTGAAGCTCCCGCTGGCGTTGGCGGAGCTGGGATTGATCGATGAGTACGAGCTCGTGGTGCAGCCCAGGCTCGTGGGCCATGGGCCGACGTTGTTCGCGGGGCTATCGAAGCCTGTCGACTTGAAGCTGGTGAGCCGGCTGGAGTTCGGCTCGGGGGCGGTGGCGATGCGGTATGAGCCGAAAAGGTAGCTACCGGGACTGAGTGAGCCTGAGGCCTTCTTCAGAGCGGGGATCGGACGCTCGGGGCTCCATTGGTGGCGGCAACTGCGGCAGGGTAGGGACGGGTGCCGATAGACAACGCCGTTTACGATCGGATGGCGGACAGCTGGTGGGACGAGGCCGGCTTCCTGCACGCACTTGCCGCGCTCAATCCCGCGCGCTTCGGCTACATGCGGCGTATGCTCGTTGAGGAGTTGCGGCTGGCCCCAGTCGGCCTACACGTCTTGGATATCGGCTGCGGCGGCGGGCTTTTGGCGGAGGAGTTCGCGCGCTTGGGCTGCGTCGTGACAGGAGTGGATCCGTCGGAGGAGTCACTGGCGGTGGCGCGGAGGCATGCAGCCAGTCAGGGATTCGCGATCGGGTACCAGTGTGCTCTAGGCGAGGCGCTCCCCTTTGCGGACGAAAGTTTCGAGGTCGTCTATTGCTGCGATGTGTTGGAGCACGTGAGCGACGTACGGCAGGTCATCGCGGAGACCGCGCGTGTGCTGAGGCCTGGAGGAACCTATCTGTATGACACCATCAACCGTACTCCTCAGAGCCGATTGATCGTGATCAAGCTGCTTCAAGAGTGGCGATGGACCGCCCTGATGCCACCAGATCTGCATGACTGGAAGCGGTTCATTCGTCCAACCGAACTCCGGCGCGAGTTAGTGCAGCACGGCTTCGTGCCGGGCGGGCTGACCGGGCTCAAGCCCCGGGCTAACCCGCTTCGTCTCATTCGTGCCCTGCGCCGACGGAAACGAGGCCTCCTGAGCTATGCGGCGGCCGTCCGGGAGATGGACCTGGGCGAAAGTCCGGATACCTCCGTGTCCTACATCGGCTACGCCCGCAAACCGAGGCCAGCGGTTGGGGATCAACCCAAGACGCGAGCGTGATCTGAAGATCTGGATTGATGCGGACGCGGCACCCCGGGACGTCAAGGAACTGGTGTTTCGAGCGGCCAAACGGCTGGCGATCGAAACTGTTCTCGTCGCCAATCAACGGCTCCAGACACCACCCGGTAATTCGCTGGTCAGCGCGGTGTGGGTGGACGGTGGTGCCGACGTCGCCGACCAGCACATCGCCAGCCAGGCAGCCGCGGGCGACCTGGTCGTCACACAAGATGTCCCGCTGGCCGCCTTGCTGGTGCCCAAAGG
Encoded proteins:
- a CDS encoding YaiI/YqxD family protein, yielding MGINPRRERDLKIWIDADAAPRDVKELVFRAAKRLAIETVLVANQRLQTPPGNSLVSAVWVDGGADVADQHIASQAAAGDLVVTQDVPLAALLVPKGIAVLDPRGEEHTAETIGERLSVRDFMEQARIAGIVTGGPAPYDARAKQAFAAALDRVLTRLRRSE
- the ubiG gene encoding bifunctional 2-polyprenyl-6-hydroxyphenol methylase/3-demethylubiquinol 3-O-methyltransferase UbiG; the encoded protein is MPIDNAVYDRMADSWWDEAGFLHALAALNPARFGYMRRMLVEELRLAPVGLHVLDIGCGGGLLAEEFARLGCVVTGVDPSEESLAVARRHAASQGFAIGYQCALGEALPFADESFEVVYCCDVLEHVSDVRQVIAETARVLRPGGTYLYDTINRTPQSRLIVIKLLQEWRWTALMPPDLHDWKRFIRPTELRRELVQHGFVPGGLTGLKPRANPLRLIRALRRRKRGLLSYAAAVREMDLGESPDTSVSYIGYARKPRPAVGDQPKTRA
- a CDS encoding alpha/beta hydrolase; amino-acid sequence: MSQLSGPHEQSEGSATLQAAVEVTYGTVAVDGLNIAYREAGDLTHPKLVLLHGFPASSHQYRNLLPALADRFHVIAPDYPGFGYSDRPDPATWPYTFDRLADVVERFLAIKGFDRYGLFVQDYGGPVGFRIVGRRPEALEWLVIQNSNGYEVGFTGAWDGFRGALWKNRSPETERPLAAFLEHDAIKGIYLHGARRPELISPDNWASDDGFMRRPHAVRINLDLFYDYRTNVPLYPRWQRFLRERQPKTIIFWGQKDIFFTPEGGEAYLQDLPEAEMHRLDAGHFAVEDHLDYIVSHMGTFYESAVLGQR
- a CDS encoding sigma-70 family RNA polymerase sigma factor → MLPGLDLESAAWIADLSSDGPARDGATARLHDILLRVARAESARRRASLPSLSGGEVDDLCLQAADDALMAILRKLPEFRGTARFTTWACKFVIFEISTKLRRSAWRGRRVEIGEAAWATIPDRGPAPLGTLLDAELGAALQRAISGSLTPAQREIFQAAAIDEIPIDVLAERLHRTRGAIYKMLHDARSNLRRALIAAGYEGAVS
- a CDS encoding dihydrofolate reductase family protein, whose translation is MRPLRYSINVTLDGCCDHRAGIADEELHQHAVENLDRADALLFGRVTYEMMEAAFRPPARTGARPDWMEPFARTIDAAKKYVVSSTLDRVDWNAELLRGDLGKAVQQLKRESGKGLLVGGVKLPLALAELGLIDEYELVVQPRLVGHGPTLFAGLSKPVDLKLVSRLEFGSGAVAMRYEPKR